The genomic DNA GAGCCGATTTGCGAGGAGCTAATTTGCGAAATGCTGATTTGACAGGGGCTAATTTAACGGGAGCAAATCTAGGAGGAGTAGATTTAACCTCTGCAAAACTCAAAGGGGCAACGATGCCGGATGGAACGGTTGTAGAATAACATTGCTGAAGTTGATACCAATTCCTAATCGCGGCGATGCACTAATTTTTTGCGGTAGGGGCATAGCACTGCTCATTAGCGTCAACTTAAGCTTAAACCTGCTCACCTAGCCCGCCTTGGGTTCAAACCCAAGGCTAATAGCTCAAGTCCTCATTTATAGGACTGGGAAATTCAAATGTATCCAACCCGTTTCAACGGGTTTCAGCTATCAGCCAGGAACTTGAGTTCCTGGCGGGCTAAGTGTTTCACCTTAAGTTGACACCCATGAGCACTGCTATGCCCTCTTGAGATAATCGTGCAAAATCAATGAGAATTGGTATTAGATGGTGCGTTACGCTTGGCTAACGACACCCTACAGGTAAAAACTGTTTCTTTAACGCCGCCGCCACCACATCAAAGCTGCGATCGCGAGACTCAGAAGCGGTACGATGACGATTGCCAGCCAGCCTAACACGCTCGCTTGCCCTAAAGTTAAGTTGAGACGGCGATTTTTGGGCTGTTTGGGACTAATCGATAGCGTTGATTTATCGTTCTTTGCTAGCCATTCCACAGAGTTTAGGAAGACATCGCGGTTAATCTGTTGATCGAACCACCCATTTGAGGCAAAGGTTGAGTTTCCTAGCACCACCAAGCGCGATTCTTTGTTGTCTTTTGCTTTCGCTGGAGATTCTTTCGGAGATTCACCGGCTTTGGGTGTTTCTCCGGGGGAGGGCGAGGGTGAGGGCGATGTTCCCGGCGTTGGGCTTTCTCCGGGGGAGGGCGAAGGAGTTGGCGATGTTCCCGGCGTTGGGCTTTCTCCGGGGGAGGGCGAAGGAGTTGGCGATGTTCCCGGCGTTGGGCTTTCTCCGGGGGAGGGCGAGGGCGATGCGGCGGGGTTAGCGTTTTTACTCTCCTCGGTTTTGCCTTCAGTTCCCGTTGCGGGTGCTTCTCGCTTAGTGAGGGCGATTCCTAATGTTAAAGGCCCTTGTAGGTCATTGTTGGGATCGAAGGAAAGGTTTTCGGAATCGAGGTTTGTTTCCGCCCAACTTTTTTCGCTGGTTTCAATGAGGGGAAAGGCTTGAATTTCTTTCTTGGATTCGGTTTCAATGGAGCGAGCGAGGGGATAAACGGAGATGCTGTTGCCGAAGGCAGAGGTAATGGGGTGAACGCCGTATTGAGTCACGAGCGGCGTAGCAGGGCCGAGGTTAAGGATGCTGCCGCTACCGGAAGCGTCGATAACGAGGCGTTCGTCCAGTTTTACGCCCCATTCATTGAGAATTGGTTCTAAATTGGGGTTATTTTTGGGATCGATCGCGATTAGCAAACTGCCGCCGCGATCGAGATAGTCTTTAAGGGCGGTGACTTCTCCTTCAAAGAGGGCGCGTTTGGGGCCGAAAATCGCGATCGCATCGGCATCGGGGGGGACTTGGGATTGTTGCGCGAGACTCAATGCTTTGACATCATATCCCTTTTGTGATAGTGAAGAGACGGCTTGGGAAATACTGCCTTCTTCCGTACCATCTGCGAGAGACCATTCACCGTGTCCTTGAAGGAAGTAAACGACGGGTTTTTTGTCGCGCAGAATTTTTTCAATGCCGTTAGTGAGGGGAATTTCGGCGATTTGTTCTTCTTCGTTGCGGAAAGATTGAACTTGTTGCTTGCGATCGCCATACTGTAAATAAACGGCCTTGGGCGATTTTAGCCCGAATTCCTGGGCGAGTCCGACTTTAATTTGCGGATCGACAAATTCGTATTGAAAGTTTGCGCCTTGGCGGGCATAATTTTCGAGCAGTTGGCGATCGCTAAAATCTTCTTTAGGATCGAAAACGATAACTTTTAGGGGTTTAGGCAGATTGGCGACGATTTCTCGCGACTGCGGCGAGAGGGTAAACAAGCCCGTTTCGGTAAAGTCGGCGCGCGTCGAATAGCGAACGGCGAGAAAATTCACAAGTCCGAGAATCGCAATAAAACTCAGCGTTGCGATAATAGCATTTGTTCCTTCCCGAGCCGAACGCTGGCGCAAGAAACCATTAGGGCTGCTTCCCCAGAGTATCAGTCCCGCGATCGCAACTGCTAATCCGCTTAAAGCCAGCGCGATCGAAGTTGGCGATGGTTTGCCAGAAACCGCCCCAGAAACTAACCCGGCAACTCCTAAAAAGATGCCAAAGAGGACGACATATTTCCCGTATCTCTGGGACGCGCTGGGGATCGTTTTCATTAGTGAATCAGTGAATCAGTGAATCGTGAATAGTTAATAGTTAATCGCGAGGGGTAAAGAGTTTAGCTAAGACGCATCTAAATTGAGTACCTTCTCTCGCCCTCTCCCCTGCCTGCGTCTAATTGCGCGAGAATCGTAAAGATTCAATCGATTGAGCGGTTAAAAATATCCCCAGAACAATATAACTGCACAGTAAAACCAAACTGCTAGTATCTACAATTCCCTGAACCAAGTTATTGTAATGTTTGAGTAAGGAAAGATGGCTGAGGATTTCGCGAAAGGGGCTGACGGTGCGATCCGCGATCGCATCAATAATCCACAGCCCTAACGCGAGCGAAAACGTTAAAACCGCCGAGAGAATCAAACTATCAGTTAGTGAGGAAATAAACATTCCCAAGGAAAGAATTGCCGCTGCCAATAAAACTAATCCTAGCAGCGCCAACAAAGGAACAGCGGGCGGAACGGGTGGATTGGCACTGCTAAACGCGATCGCCTGGTAAATGAGGAAAGGCAAAATCGTAAACATAAAAAAGGTCAGAACGGCTAACAGTTTACCCACTGCAACCGACCAATTCGTTAGCGGTGAGGTTGCTAACAGTTCCAACGTTCCACGCTTGCGTTCTTCCGCATAAAGACTCATTGAGAATACTGGCAAAACAAATAAAACTAGAAGCCCCATTACGCTAAAAAATTGCAGAATAAATTCATAAGCTGCGTCGATGGGAGGAATTGGAATTCCTAATTGTTCGCTTTGGACAATATTTTGAATAACGGACATTAAAATCGTAAAGAACATAAAGCCCGATAGCGCCCAGAAAACAGCGGTAACAACATAAGCAAAGGGAGAGAAAAAGTAACCTTGCAGTTCTTTTCTGAAGATAGCAATGATATTAGCAATAACAGTCATAAAATAATTAAGAATGGATAATTTATAATTAATTCTTAGCTCGTGATTCGTATTCCTCCCTCATTATTAATTATTCATTATTCATCATTCCTCCCTCATTATTAATTATTCATCATTCATTATTCATTAGAAGATGTTCCGATTTCCCCATCGAGATCGAGATCGCCTTTGTCAATTTTTTCATCAACTGCGGTAGAAGCGGCGGGGACAGCAACAACCTCTTCCTCTTCGTCGTTATCATCCTCGAGGTTCGCTTCGAGTGCTTCGCGCGTTGTCAGTTTCAAGAATACATCTTCGAGGGTGGGGCGAGTGCGCCGCAGTTCGTACAATCCCAAACCTGCTGTGACGATGGATGCTGCGATCGCGCGCCCGGGTTCGGAACCCGCACTCGTGGCGATGCGGACGCGAGAACGCACCGGAGAGCGAAACAGAGAGGGTTCGGCAGGGACTTCGACGGAGGGCAACACTTCCACCGATAGCACGCCAGGAATTGCTTGCAACAGCGGGCGCAAGCCTTCGATATTGCCTTCAACTTCGAGATTGTAGCCAGAACTTTCCGAGAGTTGCGCCATTAAGTTATCGGGGGTGTTGGTTGCGATCGCTTTCCCTTGGTTGATAATGGTGACGCGATCGCAAGTCATGCTGACTTCCGGCAAAATGTGAGTCGAAAGAATAATTGTATGGTCGCCCGCAAGACTTTTAATTAAATTGCGCACTTCAATAATTTGGCGGGGATCGAGACCGACGGTAGGTTCGTCTAAAATAATCGCAGGGGGATTGTGAACGATCGCTTGAGCAATCCCGACGCGCTGGCGAAACCCTTTCGACAGCTTGCGAATGAGAACGCGCCGCTTCTCCTTAAGGTTACAGCGATCGATCGCCGTATTCACCCGCATCGCGCGATCGCCCGCCGATACGCCCTTAATACGTGCCACAAACAATAAATAGCTTTGCACTGTCATATCCAAGTACAGCGGCGGACTTTCCGGAAGATAGCCAATCGAACGCCGAACCGCCATTGACTGTTCGTGAACATCGAACCCCGCAATTCTCGCCGTCCCTTTCGTCGCCGGGAGATACCCCGACAAAATTCGCATCGTCGTCGTTTTGCCCGCCCCATTCGGCCCCAATAGTCCCAAAATTTCGCCCTTTTCTACTGAAAAAGTAACATCATCAAGGGCGATGTTATTCCCGTAAACTTTACTGAGGTGTTCGATTTCGATCATGAGTCTGGAGGAATGATGAATGATGAATTATGAGTTATGAGTTATGAATGATGAATGGGGGAATGACGAGTTATGAACGCTGAATGATGGAGGCTGAGGGCTGAATTACGAATTACGAATTACAAATTACGAATTACTATAATGCTCTACATTAATCCCACAACAGGGAATGATAATGCAGTTGGGAGCCAAACTGCACCCCTTAAAAGCTTAACGGCTGCTCTCAAACGCGCTACACCGGGGACGACAATTCAGCTAGCGTCGGGGACGTATGGCAACACCGAAGTGTTTCCCCTGTCTGTTCCTGCTAACGTCACCGTGCTGGGCGATGAAAGCACGAAAGGTAAAGGCATCTCCATTGTCGGTAGCGGCGTTTATCCCAGTGCTACATTCGGCGGGCAGAATGTCACGCTGCTGCTGGATAGCTTGGCGCAACTGCGAGGGGTGACAGTGACAAATCCCGCGAGCAAGGGAACGGGCATTTGGATCGAATCGACTGCGCCAACGGTAGCCAATTGTACCTTGAGTCAGTGTCAGCGAGATGGCATTTTTGTGACGGGGAATGGCAAGCCAAAGATTTTCGATTGTGCGTTTGTCCGCAATGCTTATAGCGGCGTGTTTTTTGGGCGCAATGGTAAGGGAGAGGTACGGCGCAATCGCTTTTCGCAGACGGGGTATGCAATTGTGGGGAGTGACGATAGCGCGCCGCTGCTGTCGGACAATCAACTGCTGGAAAATCGCATTGGTGTAATGCTATCGCGACAGTCAAAACCCGTGCTGCGGCGGAATTTGTTCTCGAAAAATGCGGATGCGGGATTGTCGGTACAGGAGCGATCGCGGCCGAATTTAGGAAATAGCCAGGATCCGGCGGGAAATGTGTTTGAAGGCGATCGCGCGATCGACAATCAAACTGGATTAGCGATCGCTTCAGTGGGAAATCAACTCAATCCGGCGGCGGTACGAGGTAACGTGGAATTTGTCGCCGCGATTGTTCCCGAAACTCCGAGCGGGCCGACGCGCTTTGCGGATATCGATCGCCATTGGGCGGAAGCGTTTATCGATAGTCTGGTGCAGCGGGGCTTAATGAGTGGGTTTCCCGACGGGACGTTTAAGCCGGAAGCGAGTTTGACGCGGGCGGAATATGCAGCGGCGATCGCGAAAATTTTCGATCTGCCCCGCCAACTCGGACGAACGAATCAATTTTGGGATGTTCCGGCAAATTTTTGGGCAACCGCAGCGATTCAAAAAGCGGCAGATATGGGCTTTATTTCCGGTTTTGCCGATGGTTCCTTCCGCGCCCAACAAAATCTCACCCGTACTGAAGCCCTCGTCTCCATCGTCAGCGGTTTGGGGCTGAGTGGTGGCAATCCCGACGTACTGTTACTGTACCGCGATCGCGCCCAAATTCCCCCCTACGCCACCGCCGCGATCGCCACCGCAACACAAAAACGTCTCGTTGTCAATTCCCCCGACCCCAAACAACTCAACCCCCTGCGCGACATCACCCGCGCCGAAATTGCCGCCCTCCTCTATCAAGCCCTCGTCGCCACCGCCGTCGCCGACTTCCTCCCCTCCCCCTACATCGTCAATCCCGACGCAGCCGTTGCCAACTTCACCGACACCCCAAATCATTGGGCAGCAGACTTCATCCATCGCCTCAGCAGTCTCGAACTCATCAGCGGTTTCAGCAATGGCAGTTTCAAGCCCGATGCCCCCCTCAACCGCGCCGAATATGCCGCCTTCCTCGTCCGCATCTTCAACCCCTCGCCAGTGCGCCCCGCCGTCCAATTTCGCGACATTCCGCCCAAATTCTGGGGCTTAAACGCCATCCAACAAGCCTACCGCGCCGGATTCCTCTCCGGCTTCCCCGATGGCACTTTTCACCCCGAACAAACCCTGCGTCGCGTTCACCTCATCGTCTCCCTCGCGAGTGGTTTAGCCCTCCCCGCCGCCGACGAATCCTATCTCAACGCTTACGAAGATAGAGCTAGCATACCCGCTTATGCCCGTTCTGCTGTCGCCGCCGCCACCAAAGCCGAAATCGTCGTTTTGTATCCCAAAGCCAGGGATTTAGATAGAGAAGTGACGCGGGCCGAAGCTGCGGCGATGATGGATTGCGCTCTAGTTTATCGCAAGCGAGTGGGCGCGATCGCATCGCCTTACATTGTTCGGAAATCTTAAACTATAGGCTTGAAAGAGGCGACCCCACCCTACAGTGATACAGTTTCAGGTGAAAATATAAGGAGTATCTCCTACCTAATGCAGAGAAAATAATCTACTCAAATAAAATTAAAGCTTGTAGCATATTAGTAGAAGCACATAATCCTTTTAGGAGTATTACGATGTCAGATACTTCAGTGGTTTTACTTGACAATGCTACAATCTCTAGTGCTTTTCGCTCTCTTGGCTTTGCACCATGTCCTAATAAATCTGTTTTCGATTTAGATATTGCAAACCTTTCAACGCTCGTTGATGCAGTCTTGCTGGCAGATCGAGTTGTTGTCCCTGCTACTTATTTGCCTAAATATCAGCAGGAACGAATAAATTTATTGTCATCTGCGGGTGTTGAGTCTCTTAAACTGGCAGAAGAATCTAATCAAGAACTAGAGCAAGTTTCTAGAACTTACTTTTCAAGATGGACAATGGACTATTACGAGGGTAGTAGCGGTATATCCCAAGAAATTCTAAGGCTTGCCGATATTTACATTAAGTTTGTCTGGAACTACCGTTCATCTGAATATTGGCTTGTATTGCGCGCGTTGCAACAACAGAGCAATACTCCTGAAGCTAATAAATATGCTCAAATTGAGGGATTACTAACTGAAGATAATCCAGGAATATGGCAGTCTTTGGAACTTTTGAATAGTGCCAATATTTTTAGCACTAATGGGACACCTGTGACAGAATCTAACCTCCGCAAACCCTATGTCCTACGCCCTGGGGTAAAAAAACTGCTCGCTGCCTTGTCTTGGAATATTTTAAGAGCTACCTACTATAGAATTCTTGCCGCTAAAATAAATGCAGCTTACCTTCCTCATTCATTGCGAGCTATTGGAGCTACATTAGATGCGATATCAGCAAATGACAAGATTGTGAGTTCTTCAACCTTGAGTCAGTATCATATAGGTCAATCGAAAACAACCATAACTGAATCTCTAGAAAAAATCATGAAAGCTACAGGGGAAGAACTTGCCTCTGTTGGTGCAGTCAGAGGCTCTATTTGCAACTCAATTCCTCCATTACTAGGTTATGTTTTAAACAAAGCTACTTCAAAAGAAAATTTTTTAGAACAGTTATTTTGTCTCAGAACATTATCATCTTTACAAGATTTGCGAAATCAGCTTCGAGAATTTGAAGCTAATGCTAAGTCAGGAAATATTGCTGGTATTCGTAAATGGAAAAATGAGGTAGAGCGCACTTCTTCAAGCGTGATGAGAGAGATGGGATTAGTAGATACTCATTTTACTCTAAACCCTCTAACGATTCTGACTGGAGGAGCTATTTCTCTCAATATACAAGGTCTTTCAGTCCCAAAATGGTTATATAGAACTGTAGCCTTACCAAACAACTGGAAGCTTTGGTATAGGGAGGTAGCAATTAATTTACAGAATGTAGCTAGATTAGGAGACTCATACGAGAAAATTCAGTCTTGGGCTTCCTTTAAAGAGGAGGCACAACCCAATTACTGGTATGCAAAACAGGATTATCCTCAGAAATATACTCGTTTACTTGATGACGGAATTCAGCAGAGTTGACTTTATTTTAGAAAGTAGGGTGCTTTGAATAAACCTAGTTTTTGCACTTTATCTTTTTCATGTCACTATAAATTACTCCTTTAACGCTCTGCGGATTTTTATGTGAGCAGGTTCGATTGCTACTTCGGTGAAGTTAAAATATCGCTTTTATCTACAGTTAAAAGCGATAAAAGTTCCAATTTTTTCACTAAACATTGACTATTGTAAGTACCCAAAAACTAGCCGCGATCGCGCCGATCGCGAGATGCTGGGGTAGCATCCAGAGGAACTGCTGACGGGCAATTTTCTGCGTTACAAAAATCGAGCAGAGAACGCCAAAAATTAAAGTGCTGCCTTGTAAAAAGGCAATGACGGCGGGATGAGCGACAAGGACGGGCAACTGTGCGCCATTTAGCCCAAAAGTTGCTAAAGCCACAGGGAGAATTTTGCCGCTTTCTCCTAACCATAACGGGAAATAATGGGATAGATTTCCGGCGAGGATGAGGGGAAGGTAGCCGTAAGCGAGTTTGATAAAAGAAGGCAGTTGATCGCGCTGGGTTATCTTTGTGGATAATTTAAGGATCGCTTGGGCAAGAAGAGGAATGAGGGCGGGCAAACTGATTGCTGCAATCGCTAAAAGAGAATGGGGTAAAAAGCGATCGAGGTCTAAATTTAAACCGAGAAAATGTTGGACTTCGGGGAGGTGATGCAGGAAAACGACGTTGAGGAGTAGTAACAATAAGGCGACTTCATAACTTCGAGGAATGTGAGTCGTCCAAAGTTCGATTCCGGGCGGACGCAAGTTAAATTCAACCGAACGATGGGGGCAAGCTTTGAGACAAGTCATGCACAGTACGCAGTCGCGATTGTCTTCGAGTTGGGCGGGATGAGAGTAAAGAGGACAGCCGTCGGTTTCCATTCCTTCTCCTTTTTGCGGGCCGCCTTTATAGCATTGATAGGTGGTGCATTCTGCCGAACAAATTCCCTGTTGCGCTCTTAATTCTGTCATGGAAAGTTTGGCGAACATTCCATTCATTCCGCCAATCGGACAGAGATATCGACACCATAAACGCCGCTCGAAGATGGCGCTACAAATCATTGCGCCAGCGGTAATTAAGAGCAGTAACCAAGCGGAAAGATAAGCGGTATTTTCTAGGTTCCAGAGTTCTTCCCAAAGGAGAATGAGGGCAAAGAGGGCGAAGAGAAACCAACCGCCCCAGCGTTCTGCTCGTTCGCGGGGCCAACGTTTGAGCTTGTGTGGAAATAGCCATAGCGAGAGTTTTTGGGTGACTTCGCCGTAAATCATGAAGGGACAAACGGCGCACCAAACGCGCCCGAGTAAGGGGAAAAAAAGGAGAACTAAAGGCCACCACCAAGCCCAAAAAAGGTTAAGGGCAAAGTTGCGATCGCGCGTTTGCGGACCGAGGAATAAAATGGCTACAATCAGCGGAAATGCCCATAAAGTCAAACCGTAGTTAATCCAGTCCGGCCACCAAGGACTGCGTAAAAACTGCCGGAGTTTAGGATATTCTTCGAGCAAGTTGAGGCGAAATCTGTGTTTTTTCCCTTGAGACGGCCAAATAATTTCTTCGGTAATTTCATTGCCCGATTCGAGTTGAACGACAGCCCGTTGCACAAGATTTTCCAACTCGCGCAGGTTGTTGGGAAAATCATAAGTTTGCAACCGTCGTAGGGCTTCCGGACTTAAGTGAGGCTTGGCAATGCGTTTGGTACGCGCAGCAATGCTGAGATAGTAATTTACCCAATCCCCAATATCGGCTTTGCGCGTCCGCAGGGGAGGAACGGGGATATTATGGGCGACGAGGTTATCGATTTTCGGGATGGCTTGCTCGGAAACCAAGATAATGCGCGCTTCGCAGGTTTTGGAACCAACGTCTGTTTCTTCATTGCGCGAGACGGGCTGGTAGGTTCCCGTTTCGAGTAAATGCGCGATCGCGGGCCGCAATTCTGGCGACAATTCTTGAATATTATTGAGAACGAGCGTTCCTTTCCCCAAAGTCTCTAGCAGTCCGGGTTTGCCGCCCGCCCGCCCGAACAAGTCCGCGCCGTTGGCTTGCAGCGTACCGGAATTGAGCTTAATAATAGCTTGACGGCGATCGCGCGAACCGTAATGAATCAAAGCGGCAATATTATCTTTCTCTAATCCGGGTTCGCCGAAGACTAAAACCGATTTTCTATCGCCGGAAGCTTCTTCAATTTGTTTGCGCAGGCGTGTTGCGTAGCGACTTTTTCCTACGATTCCGCGTCGAGCTTTAGTTACGAGGTAAGGACGCAAAATCGTTTGACGTTCTTGTTCGTTCGCTAGTTCTGAAGTCAGTTGGGCGACTTCTTCGGCTAAGTTTTGAGCGACCATTTGCCCGATACTGGGATATTGTCCGAGCAGGGTTTGGAAGTTTTGGGCGCTCAAAAACCACAGTCGGCATTCGTCCTGACAGATAACAGTATGTTGGGCGGGTTTCTGTAATAGAAGCGCCTGTAAGTTAAGAGCGCAACCGGGTAGCAAACTAACCGAGCGGGCAATTTCTGGGTTATTAGGCAGTTTATCGCTTTCTGCTTTACCGCTGGCTAAAATGTACAGTCCGTCGGCGGGTTCGCCTTCGCGTAAAATCGCTTGTTCGGGACTAAAGGTACGTTCTTCAAGCGATCGCGCGATCGCTTCGAGGACTTCTGGGGCAAGTATACTCAGAGCAGTGCGTTCTTGTAACCAAACAACCAAATCTTGAGGAGTCATCTATGAATTATGAATTATGAATTATGAGTGATGAATGGGGAATTGCGAATTACGAATTACGAATTGCGAATTACGAATTACGAATTACGAATTACGAATTACGAATTACGAATTACGAATTGCGAATTACGAATTACGAATTACAAAAACCCCTAACTTCTCAATGTCGCACCAAATTGCTCTTCGAGCGCTTGGCGGACTTTTTGGTGGGCGGGTTCGATTTCGGCTTCGGTGAGGTTGCGATCGCGCGATCGATAGGCCAAGCTAAACGCTAAGCTCCGTTCTCCTGCCGGAACGTTTTCCCCTTCGTAAACATCAAACAGTTCCACCGCATCCAATAACTCGCCGCCTGCTTTCTGCATCGTTGCTTCGAGTTGAGCCACAGCAATATTTTTCGCGGCGAAGAACGCTAAATCGCGTTTGACGGCCGGATAGGTGGAATACGTCTGGAAGCGCGGCGGGGTAATGTTACCGCCCCCCATCACCTCGAGCAGTACCGCCGCTGAGAGTTCAAAGGCATACACCGCTTCGGGAAAATCGCGATCGCGTCGCAGTTGAGGATGCAGTTGTCCGAAGAATCCCAAACGTTTCCCGCCAACAGAGAGTACCGCCGTGCGTCCGGGGTGACAGCGTGCGTCGCTGCTATCGGGTTGATAGTCCGCGACGACTCCCAACCTTTCCAATACGCTATCGAGTAAACCTTTGGCTTCGTACCACGTCATCGGCGAACCTTTACCGCCAGAAACCCATTGACCTTGGGGGTTGAGGTCGCCGCCAAAAATGCCCGCGATCGCGTCGTATTCGCTTGCTATGCCCTCCAAATTGCGGAAAACGCGACCCACCTCAAACGCATTGAGAGCGCCGTTTCCGCGCGCTAAATTGTACTCAAAAGCATCGAGCAGTCCCGGCAATAATTCCGTCCGCAAGGCTGAATATTCGCTCAATAATGGGTTTGCGATCGCGATTTCGGCAGCTTCCGGTTTCACTAAGGAATAATGCACCACCTCCGTCAAACCCACGGCGCGGAAGGCTTCGCGGATTTGTGCCATTGCTTTGCGCTGCGGGGGCAGAATTCCGGCTTCGGTTTTCGCGGGTAAGGTATCGGCAAAGCGATCGTAACCGTAAAGGCGCGCCACTTCTTCAATTAAATCGATCTCCCGCTCTAAATCGCGGTAGCGGTAGGGCGGTACTTTCACCGTCCAGAGCGTTTCTTCGCCCGCCTGCCGTTCCAATTCGCAGCCCAAAGCCGTCAGAATTTGTTCCACTTCTTCGGCTTGTAAATCGTCGAGTCCTTCCTCCCGGCGAACCTGTCCGAGGATGTGACGGACGCGGGAAAGGCGCAATGAGAGCGATCGCGTCCAATCTTCCCGATTCGGGCGCGCGTCGGCAATGGCGCGGGCGGTAGGATTTCCGCCTGCGAGTTCGACGAATAACGCGATCGCGCGGCGAGCGGCAAATTCTAACTCAGCTTGGTTCACGCCGCGTTCGTAACGGGTGGAAGATTCCGAGCGCAACCCGACTGCGCGCGAGGAACGGCGGATTGCAACCGGATCGAACAGCGCTGCTTCCAAAACAATATCCTGCGTTCCTTCGTCTACTTCGGTTTCTTCGCCCCCCATCACGCCTGCTAAAGCAACGGGTTTATCGTTGGCGACAATTACCAAGTTTTGTTCGACGAGTTCCCGCGTTTGCCCGTCTAGGGTTTTCAGGGTTTCGCCCGCACCGGCGAAGCGCGTGCCGAGGACGATATTCTCGCTGCCCGCCACCGCTTGTAACTTGGCGCGATCGAAGGCATGGAGCGGCTGTCCCCATTCCAGCAGAATATAGTTGGTAATATCGACCACATTATTAATCGGTCGAACTCCGGCGGCTTGTAAGCGCTGTTGCAGCCAAACCGGAGACGGGGCAATTTTTACGCCTTCCACTACTGTCCCAATATATGCCGGACAAGCTTGCGCGTCGGCAACTTCAATCTTTAGCGTCGGTTCGGCGGGAATGTCGAGTTCCACTGCTTCTGGCAATCGCAGCGCTACTCCCGTCAAGGCTGCCACTTCTCGCGCTACCCCCACCAAACTTAACGCATCTGCACGATTTGCCGTCGATGTCAAGTCTAAAATAATATCGTCGAGACCGAGGAGGGGGCGAACGTCTTGACCGGGGGTCAGATTTTCTTCTGCAAAGATATAAATGCCTTCCGATTCCTTCGCCAATCCTAACTCTGCTAGCGAACAGATCATCCCTTCCGATTTCACGCCGCGCAACTTGCTGGTTTTGATTTTTAGATCGACGGCGGGGAGATAGGTTTTTGGGGGTGCGACAGCGACAAAGATATCGGCTTTAACGTTTTTTGCGCCGCAAACGATCGTCGAAACCGCTTCTTTACCCAGATCGACTTGAGTGACGCTCAGTTTATCCGCATCGGGATGGCGCTGGCAATCTACAACTTTGCCCACCACTACGCCATCAGCCAACTGGCGGCGATCTTCAATATTTTCGACCTCAAATCCCGCGACTGTCAATGTTTCAGCTAGCTTTTCAGCGCTTAGCGTCACATCGACCAGTTCTCGCAGCCAGTTTAATGAAATTAGCATTTGCTCGTCCGCTTTAAAATCCTCTCAATCGCTAAAATATTCTACCGCTTTTGTTGGAAGTCCCAGCGAGAGGGAGGTGAGATTGAGTCGATAAGATTGAGGGCTGGCGAAAGTATTGATTAACTTGCGGATATTTCAGTATTTTTGCGCGATCGTCACTTTTTTGCCGTCTCTCGGGCATAATAGAAGCTAGGAACGCGGGAGCTTTGCCGCAAGCAAAGGATAATTTCTTTCCTCTTTCGAGAGGGAATAAAGATTTTTCGATTTTTGACCGAATTACGTTCGTCTTTTTG from Oscillatoria sp. FACHB-1406 includes the following:
- a CDS encoding Gldg family protein, producing MKTIPSASQRYGKYVVLFGIFLGVAGLVSGAVSGKPSPTSIALALSGLAVAIAGLILWGSSPNGFLRQRSAREGTNAIIATLSFIAILGLVNFLAVRYSTRADFTETGLFTLSPQSREIVANLPKPLKVIVFDPKEDFSDRQLLENYARQGANFQYEFVDPQIKVGLAQEFGLKSPKAVYLQYGDRKQQVQSFRNEEEQIAEIPLTNGIEKILRDKKPVVYFLQGHGEWSLADGTEEGSISQAVSSLSQKGYDVKALSLAQQSQVPPDADAIAIFGPKRALFEGEVTALKDYLDRGGSLLIAIDPKNNPNLEPILNEWGVKLDERLVIDASGSGSILNLGPATPLVTQYGVHPITSAFGNSISVYPLARSIETESKKEIQAFPLIETSEKSWAETNLDSENLSFDPNNDLQGPLTLGIALTKREAPATGTEGKTEESKNANPAASPSPSPGESPTPGTSPTPSPSPGESPTPGTSPTPSPSPGESPTPGTSPSPSPSPGETPKAGESPKESPAKAKDNKESRLVVLGNSTFASNGWFDQQINRDVFLNSVEWLAKNDKSTLSISPKQPKNRRLNLTLGQASVLGWLAIVIVPLLSLAIAALMWWRRR
- a CDS encoding ABC transporter permease yields the protein MTVIANIIAIFRKELQGYFFSPFAYVVTAVFWALSGFMFFTILMSVIQNIVQSEQLGIPIPPIDAAYEFILQFFSVMGLLVLFVLPVFSMSLYAEERKRGTLELLATSPLTNWSVAVGKLLAVLTFFMFTILPFLIYQAIAFSSANPPVPPAVPLLALLGLVLLAAAILSLGMFISSLTDSLILSAVLTFSLALGLWIIDAIADRTVSPFREILSHLSLLKHYNNLVQGIVDTSSLVLLCSYIVLGIFLTAQSIESLRFSRN
- a CDS encoding ABC transporter ATP-binding protein, whose amino-acid sequence is MIEIEHLSKVYGNNIALDDVTFSVEKGEILGLLGPNGAGKTTTMRILSGYLPATKGTARIAGFDVHEQSMAVRRSIGYLPESPPLYLDMTVQSYLLFVARIKGVSAGDRAMRVNTAIDRCNLKEKRRVLIRKLSKGFRQRVGIAQAIVHNPPAIILDEPTVGLDPRQIIEVRNLIKSLAGDHTIILSTHILPEVSMTCDRVTIINQGKAIATNTPDNLMAQLSESSGYNLEVEGNIEGLRPLLQAIPGVLSVEVLPSVEVPAEPSLFRSPVRSRVRIATSAGSEPGRAIAASIVTAGLGLYELRRTRPTLEDVFLKLTTREALEANLEDDNDEEEEVVAVPAASTAVDEKIDKGDLDLDGEIGTSSNE
- a CDS encoding S-layer homology domain-containing protein, with translation MLYINPTTGNDNAVGSQTAPLKSLTAALKRATPGTTIQLASGTYGNTEVFPLSVPANVTVLGDESTKGKGISIVGSGVYPSATFGGQNVTLLLDSLAQLRGVTVTNPASKGTGIWIESTAPTVANCTLSQCQRDGIFVTGNGKPKIFDCAFVRNAYSGVFFGRNGKGEVRRNRFSQTGYAIVGSDDSAPLLSDNQLLENRIGVMLSRQSKPVLRRNLFSKNADAGLSVQERSRPNLGNSQDPAGNVFEGDRAIDNQTGLAIASVGNQLNPAAVRGNVEFVAAIVPETPSGPTRFADIDRHWAEAFIDSLVQRGLMSGFPDGTFKPEASLTRAEYAAAIAKIFDLPRQLGRTNQFWDVPANFWATAAIQKAADMGFISGFADGSFRAQQNLTRTEALVSIVSGLGLSGGNPDVLLLYRDRAQIPPYATAAIATATQKRLVVNSPDPKQLNPLRDITRAEIAALLYQALVATAVADFLPSPYIVNPDAAVANFTDTPNHWAADFIHRLSSLELISGFSNGSFKPDAPLNRAEYAAFLVRIFNPSPVRPAVQFRDIPPKFWGLNAIQQAYRAGFLSGFPDGTFHPEQTLRRVHLIVSLASGLALPAADESYLNAYEDRASIPAYARSAVAAATKAEIVVLYPKARDLDREVTRAEAAAMMDCALVYRKRVGAIASPYIVRKS